From a single Anaeromicrobium sediminis genomic region:
- a CDS encoding aldehyde ferredoxin oxidoreductase family protein: MSMFPDAKILDINLSTREINTKILPGEIHRLYPGGSSLGVYLLLQDMEPGVEPLSPENMLVFSVSALTGLPISGISRVNVTTKSPLTGAIGDSQGGGFFPVHLKANGYDAVIFRGRADKPVYLYLDNGKVEIKDAKKMWGKVTGEAEKIIREELNEDNVEIAQIGPAGENLVKYACIINMCNRANGRNGVGAVMGSKNLKALVVKKGKAQKAYDQEKFMELAKSVTKRLEENEGVAGLGQYGTAGDVEGFHDEGFLPTKNWTSGIFPEGAKKITGTTMYETILKERDTCFACAVRCKRVVDIPGKVDPLYGGPEYETLGTFGSYCGVTELEDICIANQLCNMYGLDTISCGATIAFAMECFEKGILTKENTDGLELNFGNGKAMTELVEKIGKRQGFGDLLAEGSKRIAEKLGNNAEDMCIAVKGQELPAHMPQFKPMVGLIYAVNPFGADHQSSEHDVFLVMPPDSRERKRLAKLGVLKGYDNPFEIDDEKVRFALDSQRYFSTLDTLCLCQFVWGPSWELYGPDELLELCKYGIGWNTSLVEILRVGERRINMMRYFNSREGFTKEDDILPKRLFKPMSDGPAKGTTLDEEKFNKAKEFYYELAGWDSETGNPRDTTLRKLSLGWLLEKDLKLAKA; encoded by the coding sequence ATGAGCATGTTTCCAGATGCTAAGATACTAGATATTAATTTAAGCACAAGGGAAATAAATACTAAAATATTGCCAGGGGAAATACATCGTCTATATCCAGGAGGATCAAGTTTAGGTGTATATTTATTACTTCAAGATATGGAACCAGGAGTTGAACCATTATCTCCTGAGAATATGCTTGTATTTTCAGTTTCAGCATTAACAGGCCTTCCCATTAGTGGTATAAGTAGGGTAAATGTAACAACTAAAAGCCCACTTACAGGAGCCATTGGAGATAGCCAAGGAGGGGGATTCTTTCCCGTTCACTTAAAGGCAAATGGATATGATGCAGTTATATTTAGGGGAAGAGCTGATAAACCTGTGTACTTGTATCTGGATAATGGCAAGGTAGAGATTAAAGATGCAAAAAAAATGTGGGGAAAAGTCACTGGCGAAGCTGAAAAGATAATAAGAGAAGAACTTAATGAAGACAATGTAGAAATAGCACAAATTGGCCCTGCCGGAGAGAATTTAGTTAAGTATGCATGTATCATTAACATGTGTAATAGAGCTAATGGAAGAAATGGTGTAGGTGCTGTAATGGGATCTAAAAACCTAAAAGCTCTAGTAGTAAAAAAGGGTAAGGCACAAAAGGCTTATGACCAAGAAAAATTCATGGAATTAGCGAAGAGTGTAACTAAGAGACTTGAGGAAAATGAAGGTGTTGCAGGGTTAGGCCAATATGGTACTGCTGGTGATGTGGAAGGATTCCATGACGAAGGATTTTTACCAACGAAAAATTGGACTAGTGGAATATTTCCAGAAGGAGCTAAGAAAATAACTGGAACAACCATGTATGAAACCATTTTAAAAGAAAGGGATACCTGTTTTGCATGTGCTGTTAGGTGTAAAAGAGTAGTAGATATTCCAGGTAAGGTTGACCCACTATATGGAGGACCTGAATATGAGACCCTTGGTACTTTTGGATCCTATTGTGGAGTTACAGAACTTGAAGATATATGTATTGCCAATCAACTTTGTAATATGTATGGATTAGATACTATTTCTTGTGGTGCAACTATAGCATTTGCCATGGAATGTTTTGAAAAAGGAATTTTAACAAAAGAAAATACTGATGGATTAGAACTTAACTTTGGAAATGGTAAGGCCATGACAGAATTAGTTGAAAAGATAGGCAAAAGGCAGGGCTTTGGTGATTTACTAGCAGAAGGTAGCAAGAGAATTGCAGAGAAATTAGGAAATAATGCTGAGGATATGTGTATAGCTGTTAAGGGTCAGGAATTACCAGCACATATGCCACAATTTAAGCCAATGGTTGGTTTAATATATGCAGTTAATCCATTTGGAGCAGATCACCAGTCTAGTGAACATGATGTTTTCCTAGTTATGCCTCCTGATAGTAGAGAGAGAAAGAGATTAGCTAAGCTAGGCGTCTTAAAAGGTTATGATAATCCATTTGAAATAGATGATGAAAAGGTTAGGTTTGCTTTAGACAGTCAAAGATATTTCTCCACATTAGATACATTGTGTTTATGCCAATTTGTGTGGGGACCATCTTGGGAACTTTATGGTCCTGATGAGCTATTAGAACTATGCAAATATGGTATAGGATGGAATACGTCCTTAGTAGAGATATTACGTGTTGGAGAAAGACGAATTAATATGATGAGATATTTTAATAGTAGAGAAGGTTTTACTAAAGAGGATGATATATTGCCAAAGAGGCTGTTCAAACCTATGAGTGATGGTCCTGCTAAGGGAACTACCTTAGATGAGGAAAAATTCAATAAGGCTAAAGAGTTTTATTATGAATTAGCAGGATGGGATAGTGAAACTGGAAATCCAAGAGACACTACTTTGAGAAAATTATCTCTTGGCTGGTTACTTGAAAAAGATTTAAAGTTAGCTAAGGCATAA
- the thiS gene encoding sulfur carrier protein ThiS: MNIIVNNKEKEMKEGSTAQDLLHLLGYGTYAAIWINKKQLLQSEYKTTTLKDRDQIKIIRPLGGG; encoded by the coding sequence ATGAATATAATAGTGAATAACAAAGAAAAAGAAATGAAAGAGGGGTCAACTGCTCAAGATTTATTACACCTATTAGGATATGGTACTTATGCAGCCATATGGATAAATAAAAAACAACTTTTACAAAGTGAATATAAAACCACAACCCTAAAAGATAGGGACCAGATCAAAATAATAAGACCATTAGGTGGAGGCTAA
- a CDS encoding aminotransferase class I/II-fold pyridoxal phosphate-dependent enzyme, with protein MTEIKALSDINEILQRHEEYRLNCLNLIASENYTSKVVRDFLTSDLSGRYGCYETLKPEEREYTGNRHIHELEMATHELVKDIFKAKYVDLRPIGGHMAGMATVLGLMNPGDTVIEVSLADWGHGLVGPMCQVKQFDDTINVEYMKFDNDRAVDMEKLVEMARELRPQLVVFGGSGTLFPEPVAEFKPIAEELGITVAYDASHVTGLIAGEVFPNPLEEGADVMFGSTHKSFPGPQGGFIVSNNKEVMKRIGEALAPALVTSHHIFRLPAFAASILEMKEHGKEYASQVVKNSKALAHALAEYGFNVMGSNRDYTETHLLLVNLDGIVDEAPGKILERGNILVSDDFSGSAPEIRVGTPEITRRGMKEKDMKDIATLIKRALIDKEPIEVIAKEVSVLSRKFPSIEYSL; from the coding sequence ATGACTGAAATTAAAGCACTTAGCGATATCAATGAGATATTGCAAAGACATGAAGAATATAGACTAAATTGTTTAAACCTTATTGCCTCAGAAAACTATACAAGTAAAGTTGTAAGAGATTTTCTAACTAGTGATTTAAGTGGGAGGTATGGATGTTATGAAACTTTAAAGCCAGAGGAGAGAGAATATACTGGAAACAGACATATCCACGAACTTGAAATGGCTACACATGAACTAGTTAAGGATATATTTAAAGCTAAATATGTAGACTTAAGACCTATTGGTGGTCATATGGCAGGGATGGCTACTGTACTGGGGTTAATGAATCCAGGTGATACAGTAATAGAAGTATCTTTGGCCGATTGGGGTCACGGCTTAGTAGGACCCATGTGTCAAGTGAAGCAATTTGATGATACTATAAATGTGGAGTACATGAAGTTTGACAATGATAGAGCTGTAGATATGGAAAAATTAGTTGAAATGGCTAGGGAATTAAGGCCACAGCTAGTTGTATTCGGAGGATCAGGAACTCTATTCCCAGAACCTGTGGCAGAATTTAAGCCCATAGCAGAAGAACTGGGAATAACTGTTGCTTATGATGCTTCACATGTGACTGGATTAATAGCAGGAGAAGTGTTTCCAAATCCATTAGAAGAAGGGGCAGATGTAATGTTTGGTAGTACTCATAAATCCTTTCCAGGGCCACAAGGTGGATTTATAGTATCTAACAATAAAGAGGTAATGAAAAGAATAGGTGAAGCTTTAGCTCCAGCATTAGTTACAAGTCACCATATTTTTAGATTACCAGCATTTGCAGCTTCCATATTAGAGATGAAAGAGCATGGAAAGGAATATGCCTCTCAAGTAGTTAAGAACTCTAAGGCACTAGCTCATGCCTTAGCTGAATACGGATTTAACGTAATGGGATCTAACAGAGACTATACAGAAACCCATTTGTTATTAGTTAATTTAGATGGAATTGTGGATGAGGCTCCTGGAAAGATATTAGAGAGGGGAAATATATTAGTGTCAGATGATTTCTCAGGAAGTGCACCAGAAATTAGGGTGGGTACGCCAGAGATTACTAGACGTGGCATGAAGGAAAAAGACATGAAAGATATTGCTACTTTAATTAAAAGAGCATTAATTGATAAAGAACCAATAGAAGTTATAGCTAAGGAAGTTAGTGTCTTAAGTAGAAAGTTCCCTTCTATAGAGTACTCCCTATAG